In Aegilops tauschii subsp. strangulata cultivar AL8/78 chromosome 3, Aet v6.0, whole genome shotgun sequence, one genomic interval encodes:
- the LOC109771725 gene encoding probable WRKY transcription factor 62 — protein sequence MASAPPKGESFDFEDPRAQEAMGSASASCSPAGGVFGVSPPESSRRDSRKRRKDRPSWIKHTFTPHFDGHLWRKYGQKNIKDSAFPRLYYRCSYREDRQCLASKLVQQENHEDPPLFKVTYTYEHTCNTAPVPTPDVVAELPAPATGDALLLRFDSTGAGHRGAHRMEQERHYQQPAAPGSGWPSMMLSFDSNNRQHEQCTFPSELPPAASSSSFSTEGLPAPSSTTDGGDDGFSTWDSLRYGLNDHVHFGDHSYLPNSGNDGDDNY from the exons ATGGCGTCAGCGCCTCCGAAGGGGGAGTCGTTTGACTTCGAGGATCCACGCGCGCAGGAAGCCATGGGATCTGCCTCCGCGTCCTGCAGCCCTGCCGGAGGCGTCTTCGGCGTCTCCCCGCCGGAGTCCTCGCGCCGCGACAGCCGAAAGAGAAG GAAAGACAGGCCTTCATGGATCAAACATACGTTCACACCTCATTTTGACGGTCACCTGTGGAGAAAGTACGGCCAGAAAAACATCAAGGACTCTGCCTTCCCAAG GCTTTATTACAGATGCTCTTACCGTGAAGACAGGCAATGCCTTGCCTCAAAGCTGGTGCAACAGGAGAACCACGAGGACCCACCACTGTTCAAGGTCACCTACACGTACGAGCACACGTGCAACACCGCGCCCGTCCCAACTCCCGATGTCGTGGCCGAGCTGCCGGCGCCGGCAACTGGCGACGCGCTCCTTCTGCGGTTCGACTCCACGGGCGCAGGCCACCGAGGCGCGCACCGGATGGAGCAGGAACGACATTACCAGCAGCCTGCGGCACCTGGGTCTGGGTGGCCGTCCATGATGCTGAGCTTTGATTCCAATAACCGTCAGCACGAACAGTGTACGTTCCCTTCCGAGCTGCCGCCAgctgcgtcgtcgtcgtcgttttCGACCGAGGGACTGCCAGCGCCGTCGTCTACAACCGATGGCGGAGACGACGGGTTCTCGACGTGGGACTCGTTGAGATACGGATTAAATGACCATGTGCACTTCGGCGACCATTCGTATCTCCCAAACAGTGGTAATGATGGTGACGATAACTACTGA